A window of Sebastes umbrosus isolate fSebUmb1 chromosome 3, fSebUmb1.pri, whole genome shotgun sequence contains these coding sequences:
- the slc25a4 gene encoding ADP/ATP translocase 1 → MSDAVISFMKDFLAGGIAAAISKTAVAPIERVKLLLQVQHASKQITVDMQYKGIMDCVKRIPKEQGFLSFWRGNLANVIRYFPTQALNFAFKDKYKKIFLGGVDQKTQFWRYFAGNLASGGAAGATSLCFVYPLDFARTRLAADIGKGATEREFNGLGHCLSKIYKTDGLRGLYLGFNVSVQGIIIYRAAYFGCFDTAKGMLPDPKNTHIFVTWMIAQTVTAAAGIISYPFDTVRRRMMMQSGRKGADIMYSGTMDCWRKIIKDEGGKAFFKGAWSNVIRGMGGAFVLVLYDEIKKYT, encoded by the exons ATGTCGGACGCGGTGATTAGTTTCATGAAGGACTTTTTGGCCGGCGGTATCGCCGCTGCCATCTCCAAAACAGCTGTCGCTCCCATCGAGAGAGTCAAGTTGTTGCTGCAG GTCCAGCATGCCAGCAAACAGATCACTGTAGACATGCAGTACAAGGGAATCATGGACTGTGTGAAGAGGATCCCAAAAGAACAGGGCTTTCTGTCCTTCTGGAGAGGCAACCTGGCCAACGTGATCCGTTACTTCCCCACCCAAGCCCTCAACTTCGCCTTCAAAGACAAGTACAAGAAAATCTTCCTCGGTGGCgtggatcaaaaaacacaattctggCGCTACTTCGCTGGTAACCTCGCATCCGGAGGTGCCGCCGGTGCGACTTCGCTCTGCTTCGTCTACCCTCTCGACTTTGCCAGGACGAGGCTCGCTGCCGACATCGGAAAGGGCGCGACCGAGAGAGAGTTCAACGGTCTTGGACACTGCCTCTCCAAGATCTACAAAACCGATGGCCTCAGGGGTCTTTACCTCGGATTCAACGTGTCAGTGCAGGGCATCATCATCTACAGAGCGGCCTACTTTGGATGCTTCGACACAGCTAAAG GTATGCTGCCAGATCCCAAGAACACGCACATCTTCGTGACCTGGATGATCGCCCAGACAGTCACCGCAGCTGCTGGCATCATCTCATACCCCTTCGACACCGTCAGGCGTCGTATGATGATGCAGTCTGGACGCAAAGGAG CTGACATCATGTACTCGGGCACAATGGACTGCTGGAGGAAGATCATCAAGGACGAGGGAGGAAAAGCCTTCTTCAAGGGTGCCTGGTCCAACGTGATCAGAGGCATGGGTGGTGCCTTCGTGTTGGTGCTGTACGACGAGATCAAGAAGTACACATAA